Below is a genomic region from Tepidiforma bonchosmolovskayae.
GCGCCGATATCTACGACTGGTTCGAAGCCGCCGCAGCCGCAGGCGAGCAGTTCGACCTCGCCTTCTCGTCCTACGGCGCCGTCTGCTGGCTCTCCGACCTCCCCGCCTGGGGCCGCGGCATCGCCGGCATCCTCGCGCCCGGCGGCGCCTTCGTCCTCGTCGAATTCCACCCCGTCGTCGGCATGTACGACGACGAACTCCGGCTCACCTGGCCCTACCGCGACCCCGAACCGATCCACGGCGACGGCGTCGGCGATTACGTCGCCGCCTCCCGCGAGGGGCTCGTCCCCTGGGGCTTCGAAGAAGGCCTGACCGGCTTTGAGAACCCGCACCGCGGCGCCGAATTTGCCCATGGCACCGCCGATGTCATCACGGCCCTCATCGAGGCCGGCCTCGTCCTCGAAGTCTTCCGCGAGTACGAGTACGCCAACGGCTGCCGCTTCTTCTCCTGCGCCGAGATGCGCGAAGGCCGCCGGTTCTACCTCCCCGCCGGCGTGCCCGCCATCCCCCAGATGTACGCCGTCCGCGCCCGCAAACCCGCCGCCTAGGCCCCGGCTCCCCGGTCCCGGTTTGAGCCCGGCGGCCCGGCTGCCGCCCACAGCACTGCGCTGGTCGCGGCGATGGCGAGGGCGTGCTCAACGTCGAAGGTGCGGTGGAAGAGCGCCAGCCGCCCCGCGGCGAAGAGGGCAACCCCGGCGAGCACCGCCCGGCCGATGCCGGCGGGCAGCCGCCAGGCCGCCACAACCGCAAGCCCGAACAGCCCCGCCGATGCCCCCGAGTCCGGGTGCTGCAGGAGCCGGTCCGCATGGTCGCTCCACGCAGCCGCAACCCGCAGCGCCCCGAGCGTCGGGAGGGTGCCGGCCGCGTCCGCACCCCAGAAGCCCGCCGCCAGCGCCGGCCATCGCCACAGCCAGGAGCAGGCCGGCACCACCGCCAGCGCAAACATCCACTCGGTCCCTACCAGCCCCGGCCGCGGCTGTACCAGCGGCGAAAGCACCAGCCGCCAGGGCTCCCGCCAGGCCGCCGCCCACGTCAGCGCCCAGTGGTCGATCAGCCACGGATGGAGACCGGGGAAAAACTCGCTCGCCACCTGCGGGCCGAGGATGGCCGCCAGCAGCAGCGCGGCCGGAGCCAGCCTCCCCGCGGCCTCCCGCGCCCGGGTCATCCCTCGAGCGGCTCCGGCATGTCCGGCCCGCCGCGCTGCCACGGCCACCGCAGCGGACTGCGGCGCTCGCCGACCAGCGCCACGGCCAGCGCAATCGCAGGCAGGTCGGCCTCGCTCCGGTAGATGAGGTACCGGCTCTCCCAGGCCGGGTCCCACTTCTCCTTGAATGCCCGCAGCCCGCGGAAGTTGAACGCCCTGCCCCCGTACTCATACAGCCACCGCAGCACCCGCCCCTTCACCCCGCTCTCGTCGACGTTCGCGAGCGGGGCAAAGCCGAGGCTCATTCCAGTCATCCCTTCCTCCCGGAACCGCTCCGCCATCTGCACGAACAGGTAGTCCATCACCCCATCGGGCGCATCCGGCCGGCGCCGCATCAGGTCGAAGTTCCCCACCCTCGAAGCGAACGGCGGCAGCAGGTTCACGAATGCCTCGATGCGCCCCGAAGGCGCCCGCACAGCCAGCACCCGCGTCGCCCGCAGGTACCCTTCGTCGAACCACCCGAGGGTGAACTGCCGCTCCCGGTGATGCCCCTCGGCCAGCCAGCCGTCCGAAACCTCCCGCAGCTCCGCTATCGTCCTCGCATCGATTGGCTGCGGCAGCTCCTCGACCGTGTACCCCTCCCGCTGGAGACGGTTCGTCACGTTCCGGATGTGCTTGAACGACTTTCCCGCAAGGCTGAACGTTTCGAGGTTAACAACTGCCTCCTCGCCGATCTTCAGCGCCTTCAGCCCCAGCCGCTGCAGCAGCGCGACATCTTCCGGCGTCGACTGGTGGAAGCAGAACCCCCACCCGTTCAGGTCGCAGTATTCAATAAATTCCCGCGCCACAGCCTCGCACGCGGCAGGCTCCCCGATCGGCCCGCCCAGCGCCACTGCCACATGCCGCTCGACCCGGTAGCCGATGAACGCGTCGCCCTCGTTCGCCATGAAATGCGACTTGTCCGGCATCAGGTGGAAATACGCGAGCGACGTGGTTCCCCACCGCTCGAGAATCGTCCGCACGCGCTCCAGCTCCCGCCGCTCCTCCGCCAGGCGATACCGCACCGGCGACAGCAGATGCCAGCTCCCCACCGCAATCGTCGCGCCCATCAGCACCCGCACGGAATCGAGGAACCAGCGTCCGTGGCGGCCGACCGGCTCTGCGTTCGCCTCCGGGATGATCAGCACCAGCCGTACGGTGTCCTCCACCATCGCTCGCCACGATTCCGAGCCGCGGAAATGGCGGTCCAGGAGCCACAGCCCCGCCAACCCGTACGCCATCGCCCCCAGCGTTCCGAGTACCAGCCAGGCAACTCCGCGCCGCGCCATCGCCGGGTCGCTCCGCGCCGGGAACGCCGGCGCCCACGCCAGGAGCAGCCCCGCCGTTGCGCCTGCCGAGACCAGGCCCAGCACATCGGCCCGCTTCACCTGGAAACACGCGAGAGCCGCCAGCGCCGCCACCGTCGCAACGACCCACGCCTGCCGCTTCCCGCGCAGCAGCCCGCTCACAGTGCTCACCTGCGCCAGCGATGCCAGCACGAGCAGGAACCGCGCCGTGATGACCGCAGAGACCGGGAACGCCCGGTGGAGCGGCCCAATCTCGATAATCGGCCGGTGCAGCAGCACCAGCGCGAACCCCAGCAGCCCGTTCGCCAGGACGACCGCGGCTGCCGTCCGCCGCTTCCATGCCCCGGGGAGCCGTGCTTGGCTCATCCGCCAGGCTCCTCCGGCGCCAGTCCTGCCGCAGGGGCTGCCCCGCCCCGTCCCAGCAGCCGGAGCGCCGCCAACCCGGCCGCCAGCGGAATCCACGCCTCCCCAACGCGGTACAGCACCACCGCCGCGGTCGTCACCGGCACGCTGACTCCGTAGCTTCTGAGCATCGCCCCCAGCGACGCCTCCGCGAAGCCCAGGCCCCCGGGGAGAATCCCCACCGTCGAAAACAGCACCGTCATCGCGTACCCCGAAAGCGCGACGACCGGGCTCACCGGCTCGCCCAGTGCCCGCAGCACGGCCCACAGCAGCCCAACACCGGCCAGCTCAACCGCCATGCCCCAGGCGAACGCGCCTGCCAGCCTCCCGGGCGCGCGCCGAAGCGCAGCCAGCACGTCGAACAGCTCGTCCGCGGCGGCATCATTCGCCACGTAGACGTCCCGGGTGAGTCCCAGGAGCCGGCGCAGGGCGTGGCTCGCCATCCCCGTCAGCCGGTACACCCGGCGCACCATCCCACGGCTCCAGAGCGCCGCCCCCAGGATTGCCGCCTGCCCTGCCGCGTACACGGCGAACAGCGCGCCTGCTGCAATTTCCAGCCGCGTGACATGCCCATCGAACCACATCACCACGAAGACCACCGCCAGCGTCAGCGCGAACGTTGCATGGCTGACCACGACCACGGCCGTGTAGGCCGTGGTCGCCAGCCCCGCAGGCTCGCCGCGCCGCTTCGCTCCCGCGAGAAAAACCGCCAGCCCGCCCATGCCGCCCGATTTCGATACGATGTTCAGCGCTCCCGCAGCCAGCGCCGGCACCACCATCCCCGCCGTCGTCGCCGGAAGGCCCACCGCACGCCGGGCGCTCGCATACATGCCGGCCTGTCCCGCGAGAAACAGCACCACCCACCCCAGCGCCGCCGCAAGCCAGGCGGGGTTGGCTGAGGTCGCGCTCCGCCAGGCGTCCGGCAGGTCCTGCCGGTTCGCCCACAGGAAGAACGCCACAGCGGCGGCCAGTGCTGCCCACAGCACGGCCCTGAGCGCGGCCGTCCGGCCCTTCCGGGCTTCCTCGGCATGCGGTTCCGTGCCCGTCACGTCAGGTCAAGTTTCCTCCGGCTCCTCCCACAGAACAGATGCCCGTACCGTCCCTTTTCGGCTTCCTTACCGGGCGCTGTCTGCGCCGGCGCGCCCCGGCCCTCCCCTGGGCCGCCCGCCCCCGTTCGACGTCGCGCCCGCCTTCCGGCACAATTCGGATTCCATGCAGCCGCCCCCGGTCTCCGAACGCGACCCGGAGTCGCTCGAGCGCTACCTCCTCTCCTTCCGCTGGCCCTACCGCAACGAGGAGGTCCACCGCATCCTCGTCAACGGAGGCCTCCCCCTCTGGCGCCAGGTCCTCCGCTTCGTCCCCAACCCGAAGGAGCGCGGCAGGGCCCTCGAGCTCGGCAGCCCCCCCTTCCACATCACCCTCCTCCTCCAGCGCTTCCGCAACTACGACCTCGTCCTCACCGGCTACGCCGCCGACGGCCGCCCGGAGCTCCGCCAGCAGCTCGAAAGCCCCGAATTCGGCGAAACGTACGAATTCGTCTGCACCTGCTTCAACGCCGAGGCCGATACCTTCCCGTATCCCGACAACTCCTTCGACCTCGTCACCTGGTGCGAAGTCATCGAGCACCTCACCGAGAACCCCGTCCATACGCTCGCCGAGATCCACCGTGTCCTCAAACCGGGCGGCGCCCTCGTCATCTCCACCCCGAACGCTTCCCGCGCCGACTCCATCGCCAACTTCCTCGCCGGCCGCAACATCTACGACCCCTACCACCTCGGCGCCCCCCTCAAGGGCTCCCGCCACAGCCGCGAGTACACCCTCGCCGAGCTCACCGACCTCCTCGAAGGGTGCGGCTACACCATCGAGCGCGCTGCCGATATCGACATCTACCCCCCGGCCAGCCGCAACCGCCGCATCTTCCGCTGGCTGATGAACAACGTCGTGAGCCGCATCACCGGCGGCCACTACCGCTACCACCTCTTCGTCCGCGCCCGCAAAACCGACGCTCCCTTCCGCTGGTACTTCCCGCCCTCCCTCTTCGACCTGGGGCACCTCGCCTTCTACATGGCCCCGCGCCACCCCGAGGTCACCTTCGGCATCAACGACGTGCCGCACATCGCTATGGGCTGGGGCGACCTCCAGCGCGACCCCTCCGGCCGCGCATACCGCCGCTCCGGGCAGGTCGGCGATATCTACCTCCTCGTCCGCGAACCCCGCACCGCCGCCACCGTCACCCTGGCCGGCGGCCGCGGCGAGGCCCAGGCCTGGCACGATAACGGCGGCAACCTCGTCCTCCTTGGCTCGACCCGCTTCGATGCCCCGCCCGGCCGCTGGACCGACGTCACCATCCCCCTCTCCGCCGACTTCGAACCCGGCAATCCCCTCCATATCCGGCTCGATACCGAGGCCGGCGTCGACGTCCATCGCGTCACGACGACATAACCCGCCAGGTCCAGGTTAACGGCCCGCAATTGCTGACCCTTCGCGCAGTTTGCTACGATCCCGCAAAGGCAGGCCGGAGGCTCCGCCCGTGGGGGTAGATGGCATAGCCGTCCTGGTGCTGAACCAGAACTACGAGCCGCTCAACGTGTGCTCCGTCCGGCGTGCCATCGTCCTCGTCCTCCGCGGGAAAGCCGAAGTCATCGAAACCGCCCGCGCCGTCCTCCACACCGCCCGCACCACGCTCGCCCTTCCCTCCGTCATCCGCCTCGTCCACATGGTCCGCCGCCCGCGGCCGAAAGTCCGCCTCACCCGGCGCGAAATCTTCCAGCGCGACGGCTGGCAGTGCGTCTACTGCGGCCGCCAGACCCGCGACCTCACCCTCGACCACGTCATCCCCCGCCACCGCGGCGGCCCGCACACCTGGGAGAACCTCGTCGCCGCCTGCCGCACCTGCAACCACCGCAAGGCGGGCCGCACCCCCCAGGAAGCCCGCATGACCCTCCTCCGCGAGCCCGCCGCCCCCCGCGTCAGCATCTACCACGCTTTCTACCCCTACCTCGAAAGCGAAGAAGCCTGGCGCAAGTTCATCCCCGGCTGGGACGACGCCGTCCTCGCCGCCGCCGGCTGACCGTCCAGCAAACGTCACTCGTCCGCAGCCGCGCCTCCGGTATCATCTCCGTTCGAATCTCCCCGGAGGTCGAACCGGTGAAGCCAACGGCACCCAACTGGCGCGAACTCGTCGCCGATAAACTCGTCTCCCCCGAAGAAGCCGTCGCCGTCGTCAAAGATGGCGACTGGGTCTGGACTGGCGGCTGGACGTCCGTCCCGCCCCAGCTCTGCGCTGCCCTCGCCGCCCGCGCCGGCCAGGTCAAAGACGTCACCATCGTCAACTTCCTCTCCCCCTTCAACTGGGACAGGCCGGAAGTCCTCGCCCACTGGAAGGTCATCACCGGCTATTGCAGCCCCTTCGACCGCAAGGCCGCCCGCGAAGGGCGCATCGAATACGTCCCGGTCTCCCGCTTCCGCGAGGGCAAAATGCCGCCCGGCCTCGACCGGCTCGACGTCGCCCTCATCCCGATCTCCCCGCCCGACGAGGACGGCTGGTGCTCCTTCGGCTCCGGGGTCTTCTTCGGCCCCACCGTCTCCAGCATCGCCACCACCCTCATCGGCGAAATCCACGAGAACTTCATCCGCACCGGCGGCGGCAACCGCATCCACATCGACCGCTTCGCCCGCGTCTGCGAATACACCCTCCCCCCGGCTGCGGCACCCATCCCGCCGCGCACCGAAGAGACCGAAATCGCCGCCAACGTCATCTGCACCCTCGTCGCCAACGAAATCGTCTACGACGGCGCCACCCTCCAGTTCGGCATCGGCGATGTCTCGGCCGCCCTGCCCGTCTTCCTCGAAGAGAAGCACGACCTCGGCGTCCATACCGAACTCCTCCCCGGCGGCATCCCCGACCTCGTCGAAAAGGGCGTCATCACCGGCAAGTACAAGCCCCACCACGTCGGCAAGGTCGTCGCCAGCGCCCTCGGCCAGGTCCCGCCAGAGGACCTCGCCCGCATCGACGGCAACGACACCTACGAGCTCTACGACTTCACCCATACCGACGACATCCGCCTCCTCCTCCAGATCGAAAACTTCATCGCGGTCAACAATGCCATGGCCGTCGACCTGACCGGGAACGTCTCCTCCGAGACCCAGGGCAACCTCGTCTACTCCGGCACCGGCGGCCAGGCCGTCTTCGCCATCGGCGCCTCCACCGCCGCCAACGGCTCCGTCATCGTCCTCCCCTCCAGCTCGCTCATCGGCGATACCCGCCACACCCGCATCGTCGGCGGCCACCCGCCCGGAACGGTCGTCACCGTCCACCGCGGCTTCGTCGACTACGTCGTCACCGAGCAGGGCATCGCGAAGCTTACGGGCAAGTCCATCCGCGAACGCATCAACGAAATGATCTCCGTCGCCCACCCCGACTTCCGCGGCGAACTGAAGAAGGAGGCCCAGCGCCTCTACGGCATCACCGTCTAGCTCCTGCCCTCCGCCCCGCTCCGAAGCGCCCGCCGTGCCCGCCGCCGGCGGGCGCTTCCCGTTCCCGCAGGCCCCTGTTGCACCGGGCTATACTCGCCTCCCACGGAGGCAGCAGCATGAACGACTACCGCACCATCCTCTACGAAGTCGAACGCGGCCGCGCCCGCATCACCCTCAACCGCCCCGAAAAGCTGAACGCCCTCAGCCTCGAACTCCAGCAGGAGCTCCACGACGCCCTCTGGGAGGCCGACAACGATACCCGCGTCCACGCCGTCATCATCCGCGGCGCCGGCCGCGCCTTCTCCGCCGGCTACGACCTCACCCCCCTCGGCAACCGCCGGCCCGCGCCCGAGGGCGACCACTACACCGCGGTCTACCGCGGCGCACGCACCTTCGACGACGACGCCTGGCAGCTCGAGCGCGCCCAGCGGCTCCGCATGGCCATCTTCGATATGCACAAGCCTGTCGTCGCCCAGGTCCACGGCTACTGCCTCGCCGGCGGCACCGATATCGCCTTCCTCTGCGACATCGTCATCGCCGCCGAGGACGCCGTCATCGGCTTCCCGCCCGCCCGCGCCATGGGCTCCCTCCCCAACCAGATGTGGGTCTACCACTGCGGCCCCCAGTGGGCGAAGCGCCTCTTCCTCACCGGGGACACCATCACCGGCGCCGAGGCCGCGAGAATCGGCCTCGTCCTCAAGGCCGTCCCCGCCAGCCTCCTCGCCCAGGAGGTCGAAGGCCTCGTCGACCGCATGGCCATGATCGACACCGACCTCCTCTCCGCCAACAAGCGGATCGTCAACCTCGCCCTCGAACTGATGGGCGCCCGCACCATGCAGCGCCTCGGCGCCGAGAACGACGCCCGCGCCCACCTCGCTCCCTCCGTCCGCGAATTCGGCCGCATCGCCGCCGAGCAGGGCCTCAAGGCTGCCCTCCACTGGCGCGACGCGAAGTTCGGCGACGGCCGCGCCCGCGTCGAAGGCCCCGAAATCCGCGACGAGCACGGCCGCCTGGTCTGACCGCGACGCCGCCCTGCGGTACCATCGCCTCGTGCACCCCGACGACGACGACCGCATCCCCCTCGGCCAGCCCGGCGATGACCGCGACCTCGGCCCCGATGAGCGCGACCGCGACCTGATGGACGGGACCTGGGAGCAGCAGTACTACAGCGGCCAGCTCCGCACCCGCGACTGGAACACCATCGCGCTCGGCGTCGCCATCCTCGTCGTCCTTGCCCTCGTCCTGCCGATGGTCCTGGTGGTGCTCCGATGAACCGGCCCGTCGCGCTGGTCGGCCCCGGCGGCCCGCCGCTGCGCGCCCTCGCGCTCGCCCTCGCCGAAGTCGGCCGCCCCATCGGCCTCGCCACCCTCGCGCCGGCCCAGGCCCACGAGTTCGCCACTGCCAGCATCGCCAACGAACTCTGGGCCCTCGGCGCCGACCACCTCCACCGCGTCCTCGACGCCGCCGACCCCGCCGCCCTCGGCGCGTTCCTCGCCGAGCTCGAAGACCGCTTCGGCCCGCTCGCAGCGCTCGCCGTCGACCCCGGCCCGCTCCCGGACATCCCCTTCGACGAGTTCTCCATCGACGAGTGGCTCCCCC
It encodes:
- a CDS encoding class I SAM-dependent methyltransferase, with product MPAPRRDLHELNRLAWNEATRAHNSHKGDQARFFREGGSTLFPEELELLGPLEGKRLVHLQCNAGQDSLSLARLGARVTGVDISDEAIAFASELSRAAGIPADFVRADIYDWFEAAAAAGEQFDLAFSSYGAVCWLSDLPAWGRGIAGILAPGGAFVLVEFHPVVGMYDDELRLTWPYRDPEPIHGDGVGDYVAASREGLVPWGFEEGLTGFENPHRGAEFAHGTADVITALIEAGLVLEVFREYEYANGCRFFSCAEMREGRRFYLPAGVPAIPQMYAVRARKPAA
- a CDS encoding bifunctional lysylphosphatidylglycerol flippase/synthetase MprF, producing MSQARLPGAWKRRTAAAVVLANGLLGFALVLLHRPIIEIGPLHRAFPVSAVITARFLLVLASLAQVSTVSGLLRGKRQAWVVATVAALAALACFQVKRADVLGLVSAGATAGLLLAWAPAFPARSDPAMARRGVAWLVLGTLGAMAYGLAGLWLLDRHFRGSESWRAMVEDTVRLVLIIPEANAEPVGRHGRWFLDSVRVLMGATIAVGSWHLLSPVRYRLAEERRELERVRTILERWGTTSLAYFHLMPDKSHFMANEGDAFIGYRVERHVAVALGGPIGEPAACEAVAREFIEYCDLNGWGFCFHQSTPEDVALLQRLGLKALKIGEEAVVNLETFSLAGKSFKHIRNVTNRLQREGYTVEELPQPIDARTIAELREVSDGWLAEGHHRERQFTLGWFDEGYLRATRVLAVRAPSGRIEAFVNLLPPFASRVGNFDLMRRRPDAPDGVMDYLFVQMAERFREEGMTGMSLGFAPLANVDESGVKGRVLRWLYEYGGRAFNFRGLRAFKEKWDPAWESRYLIYRSEADLPAIALAVALVGERRSPLRWPWQRGGPDMPEPLEG
- a CDS encoding lysylphosphatidylglycerol synthase transmembrane domain-containing protein, producing MTGTEPHAEEARKGRTAALRAVLWAALAAAVAFFLWANRQDLPDAWRSATSANPAWLAAALGWVVLFLAGQAGMYASARRAVGLPATTAGMVVPALAAGALNIVSKSGGMGGLAVFLAGAKRRGEPAGLATTAYTAVVVVSHATFALTLAVVFVVMWFDGHVTRLEIAAGALFAVYAAGQAAILGAALWSRGMVRRVYRLTGMASHALRRLLGLTRDVYVANDAAADELFDVLAALRRAPGRLAGAFAWGMAVELAGVGLLWAVLRALGEPVSPVVALSGYAMTVLFSTVGILPGGLGFAEASLGAMLRSYGVSVPVTTAAVVLYRVGEAWIPLAAGLAALRLLGRGGAAPAAGLAPEEPGG
- a CDS encoding class I SAM-dependent methyltransferase, translating into MQPPPVSERDPESLERYLLSFRWPYRNEEVHRILVNGGLPLWRQVLRFVPNPKERGRALELGSPPFHITLLLQRFRNYDLVLTGYAADGRPELRQQLESPEFGETYEFVCTCFNAEADTFPYPDNSFDLVTWCEVIEHLTENPVHTLAEIHRVLKPGGALVISTPNASRADSIANFLAGRNIYDPYHLGAPLKGSRHSREYTLAELTDLLEGCGYTIERAADIDIYPPASRNRRIFRWLMNNVVSRITGGHYRYHLFVRARKTDAPFRWYFPPSLFDLGHLAFYMAPRHPEVTFGINDVPHIAMGWGDLQRDPSGRAYRRSGQVGDIYLLVREPRTAATVTLAGGRGEAQAWHDNGGNLVLLGSTRFDAPPGRWTDVTIPLSADFEPGNPLHIRLDTEAGVDVHRVTTT
- a CDS encoding HNH endonuclease, with translation MGVDGIAVLVLNQNYEPLNVCSVRRAIVLVLRGKAEVIETARAVLHTARTTLALPSVIRLVHMVRRPRPKVRLTRREIFQRDGWQCVYCGRQTRDLTLDHVIPRHRGGPHTWENLVAACRTCNHRKAGRTPQEARMTLLREPAAPRVSIYHAFYPYLESEEAWRKFIPGWDDAVLAAAG
- a CDS encoding acetyl-CoA hydrolase/transferase family protein, yielding MKPTAPNWRELVADKLVSPEEAVAVVKDGDWVWTGGWTSVPPQLCAALAARAGQVKDVTIVNFLSPFNWDRPEVLAHWKVITGYCSPFDRKAAREGRIEYVPVSRFREGKMPPGLDRLDVALIPISPPDEDGWCSFGSGVFFGPTVSSIATTLIGEIHENFIRTGGGNRIHIDRFARVCEYTLPPAAAPIPPRTEETEIAANVICTLVANEIVYDGATLQFGIGDVSAALPVFLEEKHDLGVHTELLPGGIPDLVEKGVITGKYKPHHVGKVVASALGQVPPEDLARIDGNDTYELYDFTHTDDIRLLLQIENFIAVNNAMAVDLTGNVSSETQGNLVYSGTGGQAVFAIGASTAANGSVIVLPSSSLIGDTRHTRIVGGHPPGTVVTVHRGFVDYVVTEQGIAKLTGKSIRERINEMISVAHPDFRGELKKEAQRLYGITV
- a CDS encoding crotonase/enoyl-CoA hydratase family protein, whose amino-acid sequence is MNDYRTILYEVERGRARITLNRPEKLNALSLELQQELHDALWEADNDTRVHAVIIRGAGRAFSAGYDLTPLGNRRPAPEGDHYTAVYRGARTFDDDAWQLERAQRLRMAIFDMHKPVVAQVHGYCLAGGTDIAFLCDIVIAAEDAVIGFPPARAMGSLPNQMWVYHCGPQWAKRLFLTGDTITGAEAARIGLVLKAVPASLLAQEVEGLVDRMAMIDTDLLSANKRIVNLALELMGARTMQRLGAENDARAHLAPSVREFGRIAAEQGLKAALHWRDAKFGDGRARVEGPEIRDEHGRLV